The following proteins are encoded in a genomic region of Phycisphaera sp.:
- a CDS encoding sulfotransferase yields MPVFVAGMPRSGTSFVDPVINAHPLAVSVGALNPIEKFAGKPTIFDFLAFQNEFDAGCE; encoded by the coding sequence GTGCCCGTGTTCGTTGCGGGCATGCCCAGGTCGGGCACGAGCTTCGTCGACCCAGTCATCAACGCCCACCCGCTGGCCGTGAGCGTGGGAGCGTTGAACCCGATCGAGAAATTCGCCGGCAAGCCCACCATCTTCGACTTCCTCGCGTTCCAGAATGAGTTTGATGCGGGGTGTGAGTAG
- a CDS encoding serine/threonine protein kinase, which yields MDAERYERVTDLFQEACDIAPAERSAFLDKRCGDDAELRRSVEKLLEHDTVGQGFLEPTNGTAASPFATQAEPIRRVGRYDVAAEMGRGGMGVVLRAMQQTPKREVAIKLIKPELFDRASADRLEHEAELLGRLRHPGIAQIFEAGRAEVVDEAGTRMDRPFIAMELVEGSPLKAYAEANGLSVRDRVELLANLCDAMQHAHQRGVVHLDLKPANILVDENGSPRVLDFGVAKAIDHGVEARLAEGGSVVGTLVYMPPEQLTGHMRDLDTRADIFALGAVGFELLTGSTPRNVSHSRLADPATCVDAQQAVRDAMLSALVAPTPEAQEVQPAIDGDLSAVLARAMAPDREHRYASMDQFGADLRRWLNSEPVEARDDCVLRRARLFARRHRPIVIAGSIAVLVATAALSLLVLSMFNAHALAEREREATQAAKLATTEAEAEALRAGRMSTFLQNAIFGVDPEELGPDASFFDALEYASRRIHRDLADAPLVEAEVRYSLGFVYRRHSMFGPARRNIQAALRTWREHLGPSDPKSIAAAEEIAYLTLLVDGQAEEAAGAFEEIMQLQAAAGRADSAEAGWQHLKLGRAQLAWDRLPQAEASLERAGDLLATHYGEAYRARAMAWHALVALAMDDAPRAETLAQGALVTVEGASEQAYAEGHVRMVLARTLIAVDQLEAAREHLDAGSTILRELLPEDHIDIADAHEVAARLGLAAGHADTAAAHAEACHRIRSSRLGPDHPDLIIAKALRTMASVAPDRPLDAMHQLEDLFHDAEQLVGTDHRLCLEVLRLGIDAARAGGDELAARNKGLVLETLAERRQERMLAGDAR from the coding sequence ATGGACGCGGAGCGGTACGAGCGTGTGACCGACCTGTTCCAGGAGGCGTGCGACATCGCACCCGCCGAGCGTTCGGCCTTTCTTGACAAGCGCTGCGGCGACGATGCCGAGCTGCGACGATCGGTCGAAAAACTGCTCGAACACGACACCGTGGGGCAGGGGTTCCTCGAGCCGACCAATGGCACGGCCGCCTCGCCGTTCGCGACGCAAGCCGAGCCCATCCGTCGCGTCGGGCGGTACGACGTGGCCGCCGAGATGGGGCGAGGCGGCATGGGCGTCGTGCTGCGCGCCATGCAGCAGACACCCAAGCGTGAGGTCGCCATCAAGCTCATCAAGCCCGAGCTGTTCGACCGGGCGTCGGCCGATCGCCTGGAGCACGAGGCCGAGCTGCTCGGCCGCTTGCGTCACCCGGGCATCGCGCAGATCTTCGAGGCCGGGAGGGCCGAGGTCGTCGACGAGGCCGGCACGCGGATGGACCGGCCGTTCATCGCGATGGAACTGGTCGAAGGTTCCCCGCTGAAGGCGTACGCCGAGGCGAATGGCTTGTCGGTCCGCGATCGCGTGGAACTGCTGGCCAATCTGTGCGACGCGATGCAGCACGCCCACCAGCGCGGCGTCGTCCACCTCGACCTCAAGCCCGCCAACATCCTGGTCGACGAGAACGGCTCGCCGCGTGTACTCGACTTCGGCGTGGCCAAGGCCATCGACCACGGCGTAGAAGCACGCCTGGCCGAAGGCGGCAGCGTCGTGGGCACGCTGGTGTACATGCCGCCCGAACAGCTCACCGGCCACATGCGAGATCTCGATACCCGGGCCGACATCTTCGCGCTCGGTGCCGTTGGCTTCGAGCTGCTGACCGGGAGCACGCCGCGGAACGTCTCGCACTCTCGCCTGGCCGACCCGGCCACCTGCGTGGACGCCCAGCAGGCCGTGCGCGACGCGATGCTGTCGGCCCTGGTCGCACCAACACCCGAGGCGCAGGAGGTCCAGCCCGCTATCGATGGCGACCTGAGCGCGGTACTCGCGCGAGCGATGGCCCCCGATCGCGAGCACCGCTACGCCTCGATGGACCAGTTCGGTGCCGACCTGAGGCGGTGGTTGAATTCCGAACCGGTCGAGGCGCGGGACGACTGCGTGCTCCGGCGGGCCAGGCTGTTCGCTCGCCGCCATCGGCCCATCGTCATTGCCGGATCCATCGCCGTCCTCGTCGCCACCGCGGCGCTGAGCCTGCTGGTTCTGAGCATGTTCAACGCGCACGCGTTGGCCGAACGAGAACGCGAGGCGACCCAGGCCGCCAAGCTGGCCACCACCGAGGCCGAGGCCGAAGCGCTGCGAGCCGGACGGATGAGCACGTTCCTCCAGAACGCTATTTTCGGCGTCGACCCGGAGGAACTGGGCCCGGACGCGAGCTTCTTCGACGCGCTGGAGTACGCCTCGCGCCGGATCCACCGCGACCTGGCCGATGCACCCTTGGTCGAAGCCGAGGTGCGATACTCGCTAGGCTTCGTGTACCGCCGGCACTCGATGTTCGGGCCCGCGCGGCGGAATATCCAGGCCGCTCTGCGCACCTGGCGGGAGCACCTTGGGCCGAGCGATCCCAAATCGATTGCTGCCGCCGAAGAAATCGCCTACCTGACGCTGCTGGTTGATGGCCAGGCCGAGGAGGCCGCCGGCGCGTTCGAGGAGATCATGCAACTCCAGGCCGCCGCCGGCCGTGCCGATTCCGCCGAAGCCGGCTGGCAGCACCTCAAGCTCGGGCGGGCGCAACTGGCATGGGATCGGTTGCCACAGGCCGAAGCGTCGCTCGAGCGAGCCGGCGATTTGCTCGCGACACACTACGGCGAGGCTTATCGCGCGCGTGCCATGGCCTGGCACGCGTTGGTTGCTCTGGCCATGGACGACGCGCCACGCGCCGAGACACTGGCTCAGGGCGCCCTGGTAACAGTCGAGGGTGCGAGCGAGCAGGCGTACGCCGAGGGCCACGTGCGCATGGTGCTCGCGCGGACGCTCATCGCGGTCGATCAACTGGAAGCCGCACGCGAGCACCTGGACGCCGGGTCCACCATTTTGCGTGAATTACTCCCCGAGGACCATATCGATATCGCCGACGCCCACGAGGTGGCTGCCCGCCTCGGACTGGCTGCTGGCCATGCCGACACCGCGGCCGCACACGCCGAGGCCTGCCATCGCATCCGCTCGAGCCGCCTGGGGCCGGACCACCCCGACCTCATCATCGCCAAAGCACTCCGGACGATGGCCTCGGTCGCGCCCGATCGCCCACTCGACGCGATGCACCAGCTGGAAGACCTCTTCCACGACGCCGAGCAGCTCGTGGGCACCGACCACCGGCTGTGCCTCGAGGTGCTGCGCCTTGGCATCGATGCCGCGCGGGCCGGCGGCGATGAGCTCGCGGCTCGCAACAAGGGGCTGGTGCTGGAAACGCTCGCCGAACGGCGACAAGAACGGATGCTGGCCGGCGACGCACGCTGA
- a CDS encoding ECF-type sigma factor, with translation MDEDLTQLLERVSAGDRQARDALVESVYDRLRAMAGRQLRGSSAHSLNATALVHDAYDKLFGSDDPRFEGRHHFFGAAASAMRQAAVEHARHRLAQKRGGDWQRVTLTGLDLPGAADRVDTLELDTALTELASLHQRQAQVVEMRFFAGLTVEEVAVVLGVSPRTIELDWRTARAWLRDRLLGDGDKP, from the coding sequence ATGGATGAAGACCTCACACAACTCCTCGAACGGGTCAGCGCCGGAGACCGCCAGGCACGCGACGCCCTGGTCGAGAGCGTGTACGACCGCCTGAGGGCGATGGCCGGCCGGCAGCTCAGGGGTTCGTCGGCCCACTCGCTGAACGCGACCGCGCTGGTCCACGACGCGTACGACAAGCTGTTCGGTTCGGACGACCCTCGCTTCGAGGGGCGTCACCACTTTTTTGGCGCCGCCGCCAGCGCGATGCGGCAGGCCGCCGTCGAGCACGCGCGCCATCGCCTGGCCCAGAAACGCGGCGGCGACTGGCAGCGGGTGACCCTGACCGGGCTCGACCTGCCCGGTGCGGCCGACCGGGTCGACACGCTCGAACTCGACACGGCGCTCACCGAACTCGCCAGCCTGCATCAGCGGCAGGCACAGGTGGTCGAGATGCGGTTCTTTGCCGGGCTGACGGTTGAGGAGGTCGCCGTCGTCCTTGGTGTCTCGCCGCGCACCATCGAGCTGGACTGGCGCACCGCACGAGCGTGGCTACGCGATCGCCTGCTCGGCGACGGGGACAAGCCGTGA
- a CDS encoding M60 family metallopeptidase, translated as MDRSMLYRVLVPYLLLLLPVFAHASGEPGTIATGGNPASLVVFDGAVSVATLGDGTVLAARAIAGEGRVVAIGHGGFLNDDRGDTAAFLDEQIAWLCEGDATTAWGVPEPMRERLAASGLDLEPVEDGIAALDLGGVELVVGSPQAFARAGRLDDLGAWLTSGGALLSVETAWGQIQLGHATSTDDLAANTLLGEHGILYTARALSPGRDGMYTLDPSANTPANSTHALRVLAGETGGNLELAARVVRQALAIVPMESALIDSADTLAIGHADELRAAYASMAAAPLKLAEHPLACALLDLEARRASLGDVRAHPSAAAFPGAVPDDAPRVTRRVELDAIGGWRSTGLYAAPGEAITVRVLEGDAQGLHTQIGCWLDPQDFDDRHRFPVAVYRAPFEDNASTLASPIGGPVYVDLGDRAEPVTVEVAGAIEMPRFRLGVNGPNEWRLRLRDRPAPWAELESDNLVLTLPAEAIRDITRPDLVMQHWDRVHEAMQALEPRSPRHWPSRQYRYVAEKKLSWGYMYCPSDAPIVIPLGEAGAMVDVANFDADGPNELWGHYHEMGHAHQNPLWTFAGTGEVTVNIFTVLALHTINGYPLGSEAMRSDPDRALSAMHAHIERGAPFHRWKSDPFLALQTYALLWHAFGFDALDRAFRSYETLPDSERPQDDQAKRDRFVIQMSEAVGHNLEPYFRAWGVPLTDWPAQELAGLPEWMPDGYEAP; from the coding sequence ATGGATCGCTCAATGCTGTACCGCGTGCTTGTTCCGTATCTGCTCTTGTTGTTGCCCGTGTTCGCCCATGCGAGCGGTGAGCCTGGGACGATCGCCACCGGGGGCAACCCGGCCTCGCTCGTGGTCTTCGATGGAGCGGTTTCCGTCGCGACCCTCGGCGATGGCACCGTGCTGGCCGCGCGGGCGATCGCCGGCGAGGGCCGCGTCGTCGCCATCGGGCACGGCGGGTTCCTCAACGATGATCGCGGCGACACGGCCGCGTTCCTCGACGAGCAGATCGCCTGGCTGTGTGAGGGCGATGCGACCACCGCCTGGGGCGTACCCGAGCCGATGCGCGAGCGGCTCGCCGCAAGCGGGCTCGATCTCGAACCCGTCGAGGACGGCATCGCCGCGCTCGACCTCGGAGGCGTCGAACTCGTTGTTGGATCACCCCAGGCCTTCGCCCGCGCCGGCCGGCTCGATGACCTGGGTGCCTGGCTCACCTCCGGCGGCGCCCTGCTCAGCGTCGAGACCGCGTGGGGGCAGATCCAACTCGGCCACGCCACCAGCACCGACGATCTCGCCGCCAACACGCTTCTTGGCGAGCATGGCATCCTCTACACCGCTCGCGCCCTCTCGCCGGGACGCGATGGCATGTACACGCTCGACCCATCGGCCAACACGCCAGCCAACTCGACGCACGCCCTGCGTGTCCTCGCCGGCGAAACCGGGGGTAACCTTGAGCTCGCCGCCCGGGTCGTCCGGCAGGCCCTGGCCATCGTGCCGATGGAGAGCGCCCTCATCGACAGCGCCGACACGCTCGCGATCGGGCACGCCGACGAGCTCAGGGCGGCGTACGCGTCGATGGCCGCCGCGCCGCTGAAGCTCGCCGAGCACCCCTTGGCGTGCGCGCTGCTCGACCTCGAAGCCCGCCGTGCCAGCCTGGGCGATGTCCGCGCGCACCCGAGCGCCGCCGCGTTCCCCGGTGCCGTGCCCGACGACGCCCCGCGTGTCACCAGACGCGTCGAGCTCGACGCGATCGGCGGCTGGCGCTCCACCGGCCTCTACGCGGCACCCGGGGAGGCCATCACCGTCCGCGTGCTCGAAGGGGATGCCCAGGGCCTGCACACGCAGATCGGCTGCTGGCTCGACCCGCAGGACTTCGACGACCGCCACCGCTTTCCCGTCGCGGTCTACCGCGCCCCGTTCGAGGACAACGCGTCTACCCTCGCCTCGCCCATCGGCGGCCCGGTGTACGTCGATCTTGGCGACCGGGCCGAGCCGGTCACCGTCGAGGTCGCCGGCGCCATCGAGATGCCCCGGTTCCGCCTGGGCGTCAACGGGCCGAACGAGTGGCGTTTGCGGTTGCGCGACCGTCCCGCGCCGTGGGCCGAGCTCGAGTCGGACAACCTGGTGCTCACGCTGCCGGCCGAGGCCATCCGCGACATCACACGCCCCGATCTGGTCATGCAACACTGGGACCGCGTGCACGAGGCCATGCAAGCCCTCGAACCCCGCTCGCCCCGCCACTGGCCAAGCAGGCAGTACCGCTACGTCGCCGAGAAGAAGCTGAGCTGGGGCTACATGTACTGCCCCAGCGACGCGCCCATCGTCATCCCGCTTGGCGAGGCCGGCGCGATGGTCGACGTGGCGAACTTCGACGCCGACGGCCCCAACGAGCTCTGGGGCCACTACCACGAGATGGGCCACGCCCACCAGAACCCCCTGTGGACCTTCGCCGGCACGGGCGAGGTCACCGTCAACATCTTCACCGTACTCGCGCTGCACACCATCAACGGCTACCCGCTGGGGAGCGAGGCCATGCGCAGCGACCCTGACCGCGCCCTGAGCGCCATGCATGCCCACATCGAGAGGGGCGCTCCGTTCCACCGCTGGAAGAGCGACCCCTTCCTGGCACTGCAAACCTACGCCCTGCTCTGGCACGCCTTCGGCTTCGACGCCCTCGACCGCGCGTTCCGCTCGTACGAGACGCTGCCCGACAGCGAGCGGCCCCAAGACGACCAGGCCAAACGCGACCGCTTCGTCATCCAGATGAGTGAGGCGGTCGGCCACAACCTCGAGCCCTACTTCCGCGCGTGGGGCGTGCCGCTGACCGATTGGCCAGCGCAGGAACTGGCCGGCCTGCCCGAATGGATGCCCGACGGCTACGAAGCACCGTAA